The following DNA comes from Solanum stenotomum isolate F172 chromosome 11, ASM1918654v1, whole genome shotgun sequence.
AACTGTCTTTTGGTTGTCATATGTAATATGAGAAATTTTGTACATCAATATCATGAATCTTTTCGGATAAAGTAGTTGATATATTAGTGTCTATATTACAACAAATACGGGAGAAATTGAATAAACATAACACCATTTGTAAAATAGAAGGCCTTTAATTGACATAATCGATTGTAAAACAGGCCTCACATAAGGTCAAAGTACaatcaaaaaccaaaaaccaaaaacaaaaacataatttgATGTTCAATACTAATACATCAtcattcaaaatgaaaaatattttcatgccTACTTAAAACAGTACTACAATATCATTACTTCCTAGATTGGATTGTTTGAACTACttccttttgatttttttctttgttcctCTCTCATTTCTTGAAGTTTACTTGTTGAGATTGCTGCTTTTCCATTCCATTTCAACTTGGGTGCAGTACTTGGTTTGTAACCAATATCACCAGTAACATCAGNTTTGTTCCTCTCTCATTTCTTGAAATTTACTTGTTGAGATTGCTGCTTTTCCATTCCATTTCAACTTGGGTGCAGTACTTGGTTTGTAACCAATATCACCAGTAACATCAGCAGATTTTGTCACCTTTGTTGTACCAGTAGAGAAGATCTTAGAACTTGACATCCTAGGCTGTATTcaaattatgaaataattaGTGAGTGAGTTGAGTTTGTagttaaacataaaaaaaaatagtataattcAATCAATAGAAAACACTTACATTAAGAGCTTTGAATCCATTTTTATCTTGAAACACACCCATTCCAATGACTGCTTGCCTTTTGTATGAGGTTGTGCTTCCCCTACCCCTTCCTCTTCCTTTGTTACTATTAGTTAACTGGTAATCAGCAGGTGTAGAAGATCCAACATGGTAATTAGCAGGTGATGGACATGTAGGAGGTGCACTAGCTGCTGCAGGTGGTCTTCCTCTTGCACTCTTTGCAGGTGCTGCAGATGCATTAGGTGTTGCAGGTGCAATAGGTGGTCTTCTTCTTGCACCTGTTGTAAGTGTTGCAGATGCACTAGGTGCTGCCAGTGGTCTTCCTCTTGACCTCTTTGCAGGTCCTGGAGATGCACTAGGTGCTGCAGGTGGAGATGCACTAGGTGCTGCAGGTGGTCTTCCTCTTGACCTCTTTG
Coding sequences within:
- the LOC125845756 gene encoding LOW QUALITY PROTEIN: uncharacterized protein LOC125845756 (The sequence of the model RefSeq protein was modified relative to this genomic sequence to represent the inferred CDS: inserted 1 base in 1 codon), which translates into the protein MEMWPVSTNPTAAPPEIKSIPGRPGKLRKKEAGESKKSGKLPRTGLAMTCSNCNVRGHNKRGCPQRVESSTREEPSNTDKGNGKTSGLXRPKKAQTEGEHSTKRSRGRPPAAPSASPGPAKRSRGRPPAAPSASPPAAPSASPGPAKRSRGRPLAAPSASATLTTGARRRPPIAPATPNASAAPAKSARGRPPAAASAPPTCPSPANYHEEEGVGEAQPHTKGKQSLEWPRMSSSKIFSTGTTKVTKSADVTGDIGYKPSTAPKLKWNGKAAISTSKFQEMREEQX